A segment of the Paraburkholderia fungorum genome:
GTGAGCGTGTTATTGCGGCCCTTGCGATTCGCGACGCCGATCGGGTGAATCGGCGGGAAATACAGCACGTCGAAACCCATATCGCGGATGCGCGGCAGCTTCGTGATCACGTCCGCGAAGGTGCCGTGGCGCGATTCGTCGTCGCTCATCGAACGCGGGAAGATTTCGTACCAGCTTGCGAAGCGCGCGGCGGTGCGCTCGGCGTCGATCCGGTAGATCACCGGATCGCGACTCAGGAACGGACGATGACGCGCGGCGGTCATCGCCTTCGCGGTGGTCGGCGCGAGCAGCAACGCGAGCTTCGTCGCCGCGTCGGACTTCGTGAACTCCTTCACGATATGTTCGAGCGGCGCGGTCACTGCGCCTTCCACCGTCTCGACCTCGGCCAGCACCAGCGCGAATAGATGCGACGCTTCGTCCAGTTCGAGTTCGACGGTTTGGCCCGCCTTCAGCTTCTTCTGAACGTGCTCGACCAGCGACGCGAAATCGTCGCGCCACGCAATCACGGTGAATTCGTGACGGCCCATGCGTTCGAGCGGAATCCGCGCTTTCCAGATATCGAGCCCGGCGGGTTGGGCGGGAGCCATCAGCACTTCGTGCCACGCGGTTTCGTCGGCGGCTCGCCAGATCACGGCGGCGGCGATCTTGTCGTGTCCCTCGGCGAAAATCGCCGCGCTGATTTCAGTGTGCTCGCCCACATTGCGCTTGACCGGAAAGCGGCCGTTATCGAACGAGGGCATCACGCTTTCGATCGCCACGCGCGGCGCGGCAATCGCTTCGACCACGGTCTTGCGGCCGCTGCGCTTGCTGTTGGCTTTGTCGATGGGAGGCGCGAGCCGGATCGGCTTTTCGGTGACCGCGCGGAACAGCCGCACGGCGCCTGCTGCCAGCGTGAACGGCGTCAGCGTGGCCGGCGACGTGCCGGCCGGTGCGTCGAGCGGCACGAAGCGCGTGAAGTTGCCGGGCACGCCCGCAAGGAAGCGCGCGGGATCGACGCGCACCGCCGCGCCGAGTTCGGGATTGACGACGATCAGGATCGACTCGTCGGCGTCGCGCAGGTCGGCCTGGTCCGCGCGCAGCAGGACCGCTGCGGGTGCACCGGGGCCGCTGAGCGGGCGCAATTCCCCGTTCGCGTGCAGTGTCTTCAGTTGGCTCGCGACTTCGTTCACATGCGTGACGGCGGCCGTGAGGTCGAACTTTTTCGCCTGGGCGGCGAGCGCGAATTGCGCGGCGTCGCCGCGCGTTTGCGACATCGGTTCGGTGATGCCGTATTCGAATCCCATCGGCATCATCCAGCCCGTGCCGATCACCGCCGACGTGAACAGCGCGCGGCGATAAGCGCGCTCGACAATCGCGGCATCGTGGACATCGGTCAGTTCGGCGGCGAGTCGGGTGCCATACGGCGCTTCGGGGAATGCAATCGGCGCGCCGATGCGAGCGAGCGCGGCGTGTTCCTCGACCATCCAGCTCGCGCGGAAATCCCACCAGCGCACCGACGAAAACGCGCTGTCGAAGCCCGCGCCTTCGAGACCCGGCAGGTCGCCGCGAGAGAGTCCCGGCGTCGCGGCCAGAAAGCGCACCTCGGGATGCTTCGCACGCACTGCGTCGAAGAGTTGCCGCCAGACGTCGGCGGGAACGCGATGCGGTGAATCGAAGCGGAATCCGCCGATGCCCGCGTCGGCGAGCGCCAGCAACTGCTGCGTCCACCAGCCGACGAGCGCGGCACGGCTACCCGGGTCGTCGAAGTTGGCATACGCGACGTTGTCTTCGCGATGCACATGGCGCGGATCGAGCCGCGCTTCGTCCGATTCGGACGGATGAAACCAGTCCGCATGCTCGGCGTAGAGCGCGCCGTCGGCGGCCATCCGGTCGATCACCAGGTCGGCCAGCAAGGTCAATCCGTTCTGCTTTGCCGCGCCGGCCAGCGTGCGGATCGCTTCGGACGCCGGCTGCTGCGTCTCGAACACCGGATGCAGCTTGGCGTGATTGCC
Coding sequences within it:
- a CDS encoding maltotransferase domain-containing protein, with translation MESPNGYAPRIYFFHSLLVGPLDAWPAQFAHAGSLGFDHALIGGLFEPGQAGHGQVVGNHAKLHPVFETQQPASEAIRTLAGAAKQNGLTLLADLVIDRMAADGALYAEHADWFHPSESDEARLDPRHVHREDNVAYANFDDPGSRAALVGWWTQQLLALADAGIGGFRFDSPHRVPADVWRQLFDAVRAKHPEVRFLAATPGLSRGDLPGLEGAGFDSAFSSVRWWDFRASWMVEEHAALARIGAPIAFPEAPYGTRLAAELTDVHDAAIVERAYRRALFTSAVIGTGWMMPMGFEYGITEPMSQTRGDAAQFALAAQAKKFDLTAAVTHVNEVASQLKTLHANGELRPLSGPGAPAAVLLRADQADLRDADESILIVVNPELGAAVRVDPARFLAGVPGNFTRFVPLDAPAGTSPATLTPFTLAAGAVRLFRAVTEKPIRLAPPIDKANSKRSGRKTVVEAIAAPRVAIESVMPSFDNGRFPVKRNVGEHTEISAAIFAEGHDKIAAAVIWRAADETAWHEVLMAPAQPAGLDIWKARIPLERMGRHEFTVIAWRDDFASLVEHVQKKLKAGQTVELELDEASHLFALVLAEVETVEGAVTAPLEHIVKEFTKSDAATKLALLLAPTTAKAMTAARHRPFLSRDPVIYRIDAERTAARFASWYEIFPRSMSDDESRHGTFADVITKLPRIRDMGFDVLYFPPIHPIGVANRKGRNNTLTAQPGDVGSPYAIGGAEGGHTAVHPQLGTLDDFKAMLAAAHAHGLEIALDFAVQCSPDHPWLKEHPTWFAWRPDGTLRYAENPPKKYQDIVNPDFYAHDAKPDLWLALRDVFLFWIDAGVHIFRIDNPHTKPLPFWEWVIGDVRARFPDTIFLAEAFTRPRMMNRLGKIGFSQSYTYFTWRESKRDFIEYMSELTQTSARDFYRPNFFVNTPDINPRHLQSQGRSGFLIRAALASTLAGLWGVYSGFELCEAAALPNSEEYLNSEKYQLRAWDWNRPGNITGEITALNRIRRANPALQTHLGLTFLTAHNDNILFFEKATESRDNVIVVAINLDAFNEQGADIELSWETFQTWNLHDHGALEVTDQMTGARFEWHGRWQHVQLGSGQPFSIWRIAPLGGLPAERPDESDSDSNSALHADAGNPTPTEGAI